ATAAACTTTTAGTTGAATCAACATAAATTATCACATTAAGTAAAGAATCTGATTCACATTTTAACACATCTTGATAACAACAATGCTATCATTTTCACCATTCCCAACAATGAGACATGAGTTGCATTCACTGAACCACACTGACTGAGGGAAGTCTAAGCCATCAGCCACTGTGGCTAGCTTCTGCCTCCCCTCTCTGTCTACCTGTACCACACTTTCAGTCTCAaccacacacacaaatacatgGCCACTAGGGCTGACACATACTCCACATGCATATTTTAGTTCAGGATCTTTAAGCTTTGTAAACACTTGACCATTTTTATCAAGGGTAATTAAAGGATTGGTATCAAATTCTGCTATATAGATTATCTGTCCATCAGGACTGACAGCACATGTGTTAATTCCTATGTCTTTTTTTAACACCTTTACCAGCCGTCCATCCATTGTGTACTGGTACAGAGCAGAGTAGGAGCAGATATAGAGCTGACCCTGGTGGTAGGCAATGGACTTACACTGATGGTCTGTGGTGAACTTTCTCGATACTTGAAACTGTCCTCTGGTCACTGTCAGGATGCAGATCGCATGCATTTTATCATCATCAATTACGACAGCAATTTCACTGCCGGTTAGGTTGCACAAGTGGAGTGGAGGAACAGGAAGGTCAAGGTGAGCAGTAACCTTGTACGTCATGTCCAGAAGCTTCACTCTCTTATTCTTTGAGTCAGCAATAACAAGGTCTCCACTGGGCAGCTCACATATACCTTCAATACTGCAGGTTTTCTTATCTTTCTTTATTCTAACACTGAACTTCTTTGACCCTAGACCTTTGTACACATAAACACTATTTAAGCTCTTCGCTACGGTAATCACTCTTTCAGGGGCGCCAAACATGTGTTGGTTCCTGAGAAATGGCACTATGCTACTGTCAGACTTGAAATGTAAGGCTTCTTCTGACTTTCCTTGTATTTCATGCACTAGGTTCTGGGCTTCTGTCAGTTTTGTCTGACATTTCCTGTGCCCGACATAACATTTTGTCTCCTTGTTTTTTCCAGCTATCTGCCCGAACTTGTCCATCATGATTTTCAGTAACTCATTCATATGAGTACAAGTTTCAATGTCATCTTCCAAACTCTTCTCTAAATCCTTCATCATGCCATCTAATTGTTCAACTGTTTTCTGTTCAAGCTTGTCTAAGATCTGGTTTAACTCTTTACGGAGAGCCTTTATTTCAGCCAAGATGCTCTTGTACGAGTCCTTCAGAGCATCTTGGTCTTTCAACTTGGCATTCTTGAGCTCATCTAGCCTGCTCCTCATCTCGTTCACTGCTGCTGGCAGCTGCTTAAACACTGCTGTTTTCAGGAAGCCTCTGGCCAGTTCAGGCAAGTGACTAATGCTGCTACAAAGCCTGAAATGTACATAATCTCTTGAGATAGTACTGTTAAAAGATAAAAGATAAatcagattttattttaataacacatAAAGAATCGAGTCTAGGGGTCTAGTCTAGAGTGATGACTCCTCTTCCTGTTCTTTAAATTATTGAGTCCAGAAGGTACATCCTtctgttttcttaaaatagaatGCTTTAGGTAATCAAATAATTCCATTGCTTGGTTGAAAGCTAATTTCAAGTTTATAAATACGTCCAAACTTTATatctaaacataattttaaacataaagctACTTCctttgaacacattttaactttttttgtacagttaaaaatatataagttctTCGCTGccagatacaaaaaacaacattcccTTAGTACCTCATCACTTTTCTGGAGCACCATGCCTTCCTTAAAACTTGGCAAAAATCCTTAGCTGATATCTCAGCCAAATGTTTGTCACACAGCAAACGCAAATGGAACAAATAAGAGAAAGGATGCCCCCattgatttatttctttatatatttattttaaaattaaaataagcacaaatattttCTGACTCGACCAAGACGCATAACTAAGCCAAAGCTTCTCAGACAAATTCCATATGTCAGTACAGTGATCATGACtatatgttgatatattaaaGGTCTTGAAGTCATGGCCAATTTTAACCCTTTTATCATCacaacaagaaaaacaataagtaacttaaaacaataaataaaagaagaCAGAGGAGCAGGTTTTATACTAACaagtaaaatcttaaaacaaaacatcaaaatattgattattgattGATTGGTATTGATTGAACATTGAAAAAGGAATTATAGACCCTGGTATTGGGCGCTACgcatccggaggtcactattgcaaatttatttcaaaatctcaCCATTACTGACAAAAGCAAGGACCGCACATGAACCCAAATCATCAgtaaatttatatatcataactAGAACAGTGACATTGACGTTACTGCTTTGGACCCAGGTCTAGAGTGTCACATGTGGTTATCTTATGGTTGTAAAATTGTTTTGGATCCCAACATGAATGCCAAAATTATGGAAGGTACAGGAAAGCCAAACTGATAGATGAGATTGACAGACCGGACAACTTAACATTCTGAAGTGGGGGTTGTACAATGTACTAAAAATATTCTCAGTATAAAGGCATATATTCTCTGGTAACATGTGAACTTAGttctattttataattttgatttggAGTAATGGCTTACGTAAACCTTTCTGCACAAATATGATGATGCTTTTGCCGCATTCAACCACACCAAAACTTTCACaatatcaaaaaacaaaacttataaaatTAATCACCTGTGGTTGAGTGACACGCAGACATGGCAGCACAGTTCCTGGTGGTCATCACAGTGGACATCCAGCTTGTTGCCATGTTGGTCACATCTGTCCATGGAGAACGCCCACTTTTGGATGTCTCCACGCCCATACACAACATGTTTCTTGAAATACTCCCCATGTATCCTCACACACTTGTCACACAGATAGTGTTCACACTCTGGACAGAAGTGCTGGGCTTCAGTGTTAAAGTCATTTTCCCCACACTTGGAACAACTGTAGTCATGAATCAGGTCAGATGCCTTGTAAAAAGATGAACCTCCAGAGGccattttatttaagatttgTCCATAATCAAATATGTTTGTACAATAACACTTCAGTCTAGATAACAGTTATCAACTTTATCACAAAATAATGACTAGGGAAGGAAGAATGGAATTAAATGTTACCTGATCACATTTTTATCAACCGCCATTACCCTGGTActgttttaagttaaaacatcaGAATGAGTTTTCAAAAGACCACGAAGTAAAATAATCCAAtcaatgaacttaaatataaatataccacCTTAGGAATGACGTATTCAAACGCCTTTTCAAAGTAATAGGAGTTTAAACTTaacgttttaataaaataaacagacaatctgtattttatgtttgaatctTTCCGTAGAatagttaaatatttgaaattgtttaaatataaacctgTTCTACAAAAAGAAATTaggaaagaaaatgttaaacacTAAAACAGATGAATAGTTTTAATGTctttttgaagtaaaaaaacatcCATGATAACAAAGATGATTCCctatatttcaatgcaaatgcAATCTTTGACTTGTTTgcttaaatctttaaaatttatCTTGCCCTTGTTATTTGCTGATGGCTAGTCAATCTTACGGTCATACATTATTGACTTCAATCACTGTATACTATAGGTTCATTGTTTATATCACACAATCCGATAAGCTATACATCATTCTTAAGATTCAGTTAAAACCTAAATTAAATACCACCCCAGTCTCCAATTTCTCAAAGCATCTTAAGTCCTTATTAAAAGATTAAGCTATCAAggatgtgcgtgaagttagcaccgtagcaccgtatcaccatatcACCGCGGGGATGCGGTGCcagcaccgtatcaccatcaaaatcaatacaataagaGCATTAATCTCGAAGAAACATGTatggctcgttctcgcagaaacgagcaaggggaccatagggacctatgtcactgtgtagccgagacctggccctaggtgatggcacatgtgaataccctaggattttaggcaggctatgcgggatagggacaaaCTGACCCAAAAATTTTACCTAGGGGACATAACGATAAGTgtagggatgaactaggccacgaggcctactttatgatcaatttatttCGCAGGAGCTGTTGTACTGAATAGCCGataatagagctcgaaaattgAACTTTGCTGCTGCAAAAGCCATATTTGGGACGGACTGACCCGATTATTCGACTAAGAGGTCCTTAGAAAAAGTGTAATGATAACTAGGTTCAGGGCCTAAAATGTGAactatagataataataatactctTTCATGGCTCATGTTCTTGGCATTGATACGTTTGCTTAAAATTATCATGGCTTTTGCCACTATGCTAGAGTGGTCGGCATTTGGAATCTCTTCAACCTCAAATATACCATTGTATTCGGAAAAGTCTGGTTTGAGCACATTAACATGTGAGCATTGCCTTTTGCCTCAATATGCTGTGATGgctcatgttcgaggcattcaCGAGTTTATGTTCAATTAACATGAATATTGCCAGAGTGGTAGGAATTTGGAatcacttcaacctcacataggccattGATCTGGGGAAACTCTGGTCTGAGCATAATGAACGAACACATGAATATACATCGCTAAGGTGTTTGAGCACACAACATGAAAATCCCGTgtcaatagaaaaaaacgttattttggtaaatgaaatgtaaattattgagaacactgcgtTGGAGATTGATTAACACCGGGTTGCAGACATCaggtttaaagctgccctctcacagatttaccgttttgccattttttttttaaaaaaattgtcttggaattggaaaatattgcgtaaatatctgcttaccagtgattaaagactgctgacaaaaaatcagatcgcagatcttcatatttccattccaaatttaatgttttatggcttaaaccgttactaacggtttaagaaaaaggcataaaacataaattttgggacggaaatatgtaaagctgcgatctgatctttagtcagcagtcttttaccattggtttgcagatatttacgcaaaaatattctcgttccaagacaaaaaaaagttgtcaaaacgttcaatctgtgagagtacagctttaaagcttAGCTTCAGATTTGAAATGTAGGGTGTTTCTAGCACAGTTTCGAATTTAAATTGGCCCTATATAAGAAACAGTCGTAACATAGTAcctgtttaacaaaaacaatagctttatattttttagagacAGATATTGCCGAAATTTACCTTCAATGCCTTATAGATAGACATTTGGGATCCCCGATTCGCATCTTACGATGAACAATCGAATGATGACTAAACGATTGACTGCTACCAAACATCCGTATTAACGGAGGGTACACAGGGGTAACATTTTGGATGGTATAAGAGGTGCAGGAGAGAAAACAGTGATTACTTACAGGGGAAAAGAGGGCTTTTCGTTTAGCAGTGTTGTTGAGTATccaatatatttacttttagaTAAAGATAAGTAGCATTATCTTTATGTTTAGGTCTATAAACGTATgctacatatatacaatatatttcttgaatgaattatatttaaaaatatggtaacattttgtaaacttatGAATGTGTTAGTATCCTTTCCTGAATGTGGCCATTTGAAGCGGTAATTTATCAAAGCCTGTCATTAATAAGCATACatcaagtatataaatatgcatttatcacaAATCAGCATTGCTCTCCGGGATACGACATTATGTAACGGCAAACATCTTCACCGTATTCCGGGATAGTTCCAAGCCTctgtcatgtgtatgtattacaaaatgcacagttttagaattattttagcCGCGCATTTGTTTAGGTGTTAACATATTTTCGGCTAACATGGAAGACGTCACATTCCCAATGTGACgccataaaattaatgttttatgtccatataaataaacaaatattacaccAAAGTGCACAGTTCAAGACTGAATTTAGACATAGCGATATTATAGCGTAAGAACCCTCAAATatccttatttatttatgccgCATATTCTATGCTTCAAGGGGTAGACGGATCAAGACTAAGTTGTGATCCCTAGGAAATATCAAATCGTGGACCGCCCCTTACTGCAATAGCAAATCTTATTAGGGTACCTAGGCCTCAACCCCCTTTTGGCTTTATAAGTTTAACAACATACTTTGGGATTCCATGGAAGACGGTGCACACCCAAAGGtgttatgtcaatgttatgatCGATATGACAgtgtatttatgttaattataCAGCAGAGTCCACAGTTTCGGGcttcacacactttgaccagcccaattgcgttcataccccgataatgacatcaacccagcaattcattccttaagtaaaTACTAAAGTCCACTGTTGTTtacggccatcacacaattaggtgtAGACATCGCaataaccctaaatacaaataaaagctggacctatttatttatttaattgcctATGACAGGCACacttatatacacacattaaacacgCATAAAGACCAAATGTATGTCCCTATCTCGAATAGCCTTTCGAAAAAGTTATTCACATAAGGCCTCACCAAGAGCCAGGTCTCAGTTACACTGTGATATTGGTCGATATGGTACCCTTGGTCATTGTAAGGATTCCGCAACATAAAGGGTAAGTATGTGGGTCAGGTAGGTGTTGGAAGCttatttcatgtccctatcccgcattaTCACCCTACAATCCTAAGTGATTCACATACAGAATGTGTAAGGAAGCATTACTGAAaagatttcttaaatgaaatgaagtattttttttaacgattcttgaatgaaataatgaactattggtgtaaatataaggaattaattgcgagcttgatatcattatcggggtatgaacgcaattgggcttgtcaaagtgtgtggagttcgaaccctgcaattcatttcttaagtAAATACTAAAGTGCACTGTCGTTtacggccatcacacaattagatGTTAACACCGTAGTAactctaaatacaaataaaagctggacctatttatttatttaattgcctATGACAGGCACacttatatacacacattaaacacgCATTAAGAACCAAATGTATGTCCCTATCTCGAATAGTCTTTCGAAAATCCGAAGTTATTCACATAAGGCCTCACCAAGGGCCAGGTCTCAGTTACACTGTGAT
Above is a genomic segment from Mya arenaria isolate MELC-2E11 chromosome 2, ASM2691426v1 containing:
- the LOC128243338 gene encoding uncharacterized protein LOC128243338; translation: MASGGSSFYKASDLIHDYSCSKCGENDFNTEAQHFCPECEHYLCDKCVRIHGEYFKKHVVYGRGDIQKWAFSMDRCDQHGNKLDVHCDDHQELCCHVCVSLNHRLCSSISHLPELARGFLKTAVFKQLPAAVNEMRSRLDELKNAKLKDQDALKDSYKSILAEIKALRKELNQILDKLEQKTVEQLDGMMKDLEKSLEDDIETCTHMNELLKIMMDKFGQIAGKNKETKCYVGHRKCQTKLTEAQNLVHEIQGKSEEALHFKSDSSIVPFLRNQHMFGAPERVITVAKSLNSVYVYKGLGSKKFSVRIKKDKKTCSIEGICELPSGDLVIADSKNKRVKLLDMTYKVTAHLDLPVPPLHLCNLTGSEIAVVIDDDKMHAICILTVTRGQFQVSRKFTTDHQCKSIAYHQGQLYICSYSALYQYTMDGRLVKVLKKDIGINTCAVSPDGQIIYIAEFDTNPLITLDKNGQVFTKLKDPELKYACGVCVSPSGHVFVCVVETESVVQVDREGRQKLATVADGLDFPQSVWFSECNSCLIVGNGENDSIVVIKMC